TAGATTTAAAACCGAGCAAGAGTGCCTCGACCAAGTAAAACGTATCATTGGTAAATTAGGAGATACCTCAAAGGCTGGATTTAACAGAGTAACACCTGTGCCTCCTCTCAAAAATCAGACAGAACTCTATGACATTCTGCCTGAACTCAGAACCAAGCCTTATAATATGTTAGAGATTATTGAATGCCTCGTAGATGATTCGGCATTTGATGAATTCAAAAAAGATTATGGCAAAACTATTATTTGTGGATATGCCCGAATAGATGGCTGGGCTGTTGGTATTGTTGCCAATCAGCGGTTAGTGACCAAAAGTGCCAAAGGTGAGGTACAAATTGGTGGTGTTATCTATAATGATAGTGCTGATAAAGCTGCTAGGTTTATTATGAATTGTAACCAGAAGAAAATACCGTTAGTTTTTTTGCAGGATGTTACGGGCTTTATGGTTGGTAGTCGCTCGGAACACGCTGGTATTATCAAAGACGGAGCTAAAATGGTAAATGCGGTAGCCAACTCGGTAGTCCCTAAAATTACGATTGTGATTGGTAATTCTTATGGGGCTGGCAATTATGCTATGTGTGGCAAGGCTTATAACCCTAGCTTTATTTATGCTTGGCCTTCGGCCAAAATTGCGGTGATGGGTGGTGAACAAGCGGCCAAAACACTTTTACAAACCCAAATAGCTTCTATGAAGAATCAAGGAAAAGAGGTATCGAAAGAAGAAGAAGAGCATATTCTTAAAGAAATTATCGACCGATATAATACCCAAACTACTCCGTATTATGCGGCGGCGAGGCTTTGGGTTGATGAAATTATAGACCCACTAGATACCCGAAAGATGATTGCAAAGGGTATCGAAGCAGCCAATAATGCCCCTATCGAAAAAGCCTTCAATGTTGGAGTTATTCAAACCTAGCAGAGGTTATTTGTCACAAAGCCCTTCCTCTTCTCTTTTTTTTGTAATTTTGGAAAAAGGTTTGAACCACAAGCCATCAATTTGCCCAATAGCAAATTGATGGCTTCTATATATTAAGTGTATCTATTCATGATGAATTATTTAGAAAGCTTGAACGAACCGCAGCGGGCAGCGGTACAGCATATTAATGGGCCATTGATGATTATTGCGGGTGCAGGGTCGGGCAAAACACGTGTCTTAACCTATCGTACAGCTTATTTGCTTGAGCATGACGTTGACCCTTTCCAGATTCTATTACTTACTTTTACCAATAAGGCCGCAGGCGAAATGCGAACAAGGGTTGAGAAGGTTGTAGGTAATGATGCCAAAAACCTTTGGATGGGTACATTCCACTCTATTTTTGCTAAAATTCTTCGGTTTGAAGGAAAACACCTTGGTTATACTTCCGACTTTTCTATCTACGATACCGACGACTCTAAATCTCTTATCAAAAGTATCGTAAAAGAAAGAGGACTTGATGATAAGGTTTATAAACCCAATGTAGTTTTCAATAGAATTTCTGGAGCCAAAAATCGACTTATCGGCCCCGACGAGTACCTCAACAACCCTATTATTCAGGCCGACGATGCCGCAGCCAAACTTCCAGAAATGGGAAGGCTCTATAAACTATACGCTTTACGTTGCTTTCAAGCTAATGCTAT
The DNA window shown above is from Flectobacillus major DSM 103 and carries:
- a CDS encoding acyl-CoA carboxylase subunit beta translates to MTTMDQASNRALVNERNLHFEKIKLGGGQKNIAKQHEKGKLTARERIEYLIDAQSDFLEIGAFTGFGMYQEYGGCPAGGTVGGIGYVSGRQCMIVANDQTVKAGAYFPITGKKNLRLQEIALQNRLPIIYLVDSAGVFLPMQDEIFPDKEHFGRVFYNNSIMSAMGITQISAVLGSCVAGGAYLPIMSDETLMVEEQSSIFLAGPYLVKAAIGENIDAETLGGAITHTELSGNADYRFKTEQECLDQVKRIIGKLGDTSKAGFNRVTPVPPLKNQTELYDILPELRTKPYNMLEIIECLVDDSAFDEFKKDYGKTIICGYARIDGWAVGIVANQRLVTKSAKGEVQIGGVIYNDSADKAARFIMNCNQKKIPLVFLQDVTGFMVGSRSEHAGIIKDGAKMVNAVANSVVPKITIVIGNSYGAGNYAMCGKAYNPSFIYAWPSAKIAVMGGEQAAKTLLQTQIASMKNQGKEVSKEEEEHILKEIIDRYNTQTTPYYAAARLWVDEIIDPLDTRKMIAKGIEAANNAPIEKAFNVGVIQT